The Pseudanabaena galeata CCNP1313 genome includes a region encoding these proteins:
- the queG gene encoding tRNA epoxyqueuosine(34) reductase QueG, with amino-acid sequence MKKLSQAEIKVAIQQQAIALGFSKVGIAKAESGIEAERLQSWLALGYQADMDWMTNPKRQDISQVMTGVKSVICVALNYYTPHQHSSDRNVGKISRYGWGRDYHKVLTKKLKALATWLNTQGENIQTRYYVDTGPIAEKAFAQRSGIGWIGKHSNVITRDYGSWLFLGEVLTNLELEPDRPHTDHCGTCTRCIDACPTGAIAQPFVVDANRCIAFHTIENKAAQIPDAIATNLQNWVAGCDICQDVCPWNQRFAQETLENDFQPFPHNIDPPLEALVNMTDQEWDQHFTGSALRRIKRDRWQRNAKTAIDN; translated from the coding sequence ATGAAAAAATTATCGCAAGCAGAAATTAAAGTAGCGATCCAACAACAGGCGATCGCTCTCGGTTTTAGCAAGGTTGGCATAGCTAAAGCTGAATCGGGCATCGAGGCGGAACGTTTGCAGTCATGGTTAGCCTTAGGATATCAAGCGGATATGGACTGGATGACCAATCCTAAACGGCAAGATATCTCACAGGTAATGACAGGAGTAAAGTCAGTTATTTGTGTGGCTTTAAATTACTACACCCCTCATCAGCATTCTAGCGATCGCAATGTTGGTAAAATTTCCCGCTACGGTTGGGGGCGTGACTACCACAAGGTTTTAACCAAGAAGCTCAAAGCTTTGGCAACTTGGTTAAATACTCAAGGGGAAAATATTCAAACTCGTTATTATGTGGATACTGGCCCAATTGCGGAAAAAGCCTTTGCTCAGAGATCAGGGATTGGTTGGATTGGCAAGCATAGCAATGTGATTACGCGGGACTATGGTTCTTGGTTATTTTTGGGAGAAGTGTTAACTAATTTAGAATTAGAACCCGATCGCCCACATACTGATCATTGTGGTACTTGTACTCGCTGCATTGATGCCTGCCCGACGGGAGCGATCGCCCAGCCCTTTGTAGTCGATGCCAATCGCTGTATTGCTTTTCATACAATTGAAAACAAAGCTGCACAAATCCCCGATGCGATCGCCACTAATTTACAAAACTGGGTGGCAGGTTGTGATATTTGCCAAGATGTTTGTCCTTGGAATCAGCGATTTGCTCAAGAAACATTGGAGAATGATTTTCAGCCTTTCCCTCACAATATTGATCCTCCGCTAGAAGCCTTAGTAAATATGACTGATCAAGAATGGGATCAACATTTTACAGGCTCAGCTTTGAGAAGAATTAAACGCGATCGCTGGCAACGCAATGCTAAAACAGCGATCGATAATTGA
- a CDS encoding pentapeptide repeat-containing protein — translation MADLKIVRHIKDGAERWNAWREKTQPDEIDLQKADLSGLKLGGANLSKVNLSKANLSKTDLSQANLSGSNLTEAALVNANLKGANLSGATLKQVNFSQANLQDVNLSNTDLRSLELRGINLGIANLSGADLRGANLSDESFKGANLSGANLSGANLQNTDFSGANLSNVNLSKAKLNRAKLRGTLLTRANLCGASLDFADISMAGCLMANFSEAILNNAILNNANLGGAILSGAQLVGASLCNTFLNDASLSMANFTKANLSDADFSQTYMYRAILSQTTCIETKFRHAEMQEVDLSIAILKKANFAIADLQNAYLAGADLSGAILTGTNLEKANLTNANLTDVVIESTIWTGANLQGVIGISLK, via the coding sequence TTGGCTGATCTAAAGATTGTTCGACATATTAAAGATGGCGCTGAGCGTTGGAATGCTTGGCGTGAAAAAACTCAGCCTGACGAGATCGATCTGCAAAAGGCTGACTTATCTGGTTTGAAGCTAGGTGGTGCAAATCTGTCTAAAGTAAACTTGAGTAAAGCTAACTTAAGTAAAACAGATTTATCCCAAGCAAATCTATCGGGTTCAAACTTAACTGAGGCAGCCCTTGTAAATGCCAATCTAAAGGGAGCTAACTTGAGTGGTGCAACTCTCAAGCAAGTTAACTTTAGTCAGGCTAATCTTCAAGATGTCAATCTCTCTAATACAGATCTGCGATCGCTAGAACTGAGAGGTATAAATCTTGGCATCGCCAATCTTAGTGGCGCAGATTTACGTGGAGCAAATCTTAGTGATGAGAGCTTCAAAGGGGCAAATCTTAGCGGAGCAAATCTTAGTGGTGCAAATCTCCAAAACACTGACTTTAGTGGCGCAAACTTAAGCAATGTGAACTTAAGTAAAGCCAAACTAAATCGAGCTAAATTAAGGGGAACATTATTAACTCGTGCTAATTTATGCGGAGCATCCCTTGATTTTGCCGATATTAGTATGGCGGGCTGCCTAATGGCGAATTTTAGTGAGGCTATTTTAAACAATGCTATTTTGAACAACGCAAACTTGGGCGGTGCGATTTTAAGTGGAGCGCAACTAGTTGGAGCATCCTTATGTAATACATTTTTGAATGATGCTTCTCTGAGCATGGCTAATTTTACGAAAGCAAATCTCAGTGATGCTGATTTTAGTCAAACCTATATGTACAGGGCTATTTTGTCACAGACAACTTGTATCGAAACAAAATTTCGTCATGCAGAAATGCAGGAAGTGGATCTGAGTATAGCAATTCTTAAAAAAGCAAATTTTGCGATCGCTGACCTACAAAATGCTTATTTAGCTGGTGCTGATTTGAGTGGTGCGATCTTAACTGGAACTAACTTAGAAAAGGCAAATCTAACTAATGCTAATTTAACTGATGTAGTTATTGAAAGTACGATTTGGACAGGTGCAAATCTTCAGGGAGTAATTGGAATTTCTCTGAAATAA
- the larC gene encoding nickel pincer cofactor biosynthesis protein LarC, with product MGLVAYLDCPTGIAGDMCLGALVSAGVPLEYLQDIVHQLGLDREVKLWTESVHRGGIAATKMHVELLNYSGVEPPTIVAEQSHSHSDHVHSHSHEEHNHDSHSHEHSHKAHSHPIHRHLPDIEKIIRNAKLPKQVEVWSLATFKELAIAEGAVHGIAPEAVHFHEVGAIDAIVDIVCTCAGFAWLEVEKIYCSALPAGGGYVNCDHGKMPVPAPATLKLWEMHGVTTFDNGIRKELVTPTGAAIAVTLSEKFGEVPLMKIKKVGLGAGTQDLEIPNTLRLWIGKSKKKILK from the coding sequence ATGGGACTCGTTGCATATTTGGATTGTCCGACAGGAATTGCGGGTGATATGTGTTTAGGTGCGTTGGTGAGTGCAGGTGTACCTTTAGAATATTTACAAGATATTGTTCATCAATTAGGACTCGATCGCGAAGTTAAGTTGTGGACAGAATCCGTTCATCGAGGTGGGATAGCAGCCACAAAAATGCATGTCGAACTACTAAACTATAGCGGCGTGGAACCACCCACCATTGTGGCTGAACAATCTCATTCTCATTCTGATCATGTTCATTCCCATAGCCATGAAGAACATAATCATGATTCCCATAGCCATGAGCATTCCCATAAAGCGCATTCCCATCCAATTCATCGTCACTTACCCGATATTGAGAAAATTATCCGTAATGCTAAATTACCTAAACAGGTTGAAGTTTGGAGCTTAGCAACCTTTAAAGAACTAGCGATCGCGGAAGGAGCAGTACATGGCATTGCACCTGAAGCAGTACATTTTCATGAAGTGGGGGCGATCGATGCGATCGTTGATATTGTCTGTACCTGTGCAGGATTTGCATGGTTAGAAGTTGAAAAAATCTATTGTTCGGCTTTGCCTGCGGGTGGGGGATATGTAAATTGCGATCATGGTAAAATGCCAGTGCCAGCACCTGCCACATTAAAATTGTGGGAAATGCATGGGGTGACTACGTTTGACAATGGTATTAGGAAAGAATTAGTCACACCCACAGGTGCGGCGATCGCTGTAACTCTCAGTGAAAAATTTGGCGAAGTTCCCTTAATGAAAATCAAAAAAGTGGGTTTAGGTGCTGGTACGCAAGATTTAGAAATTCCTAATACTTTGCGGCTATGGATTGGTAAGAGCAAAAAAAAAATCTTGAAGTAA
- the larC2 gene encoding nickel pincer cofactor biosynthesis protein LarC2, producing the protein MPDDPLLQWFQTVETVAVLETQVDDMTAQAIAYTMEQLLANGALDVYTQAIGMKKSRNGILITVICPCDRQTICEQILFQETSTLGIRYRLQERKILYREIHKVETEYGKARVKIAWRDGFCTIQPEYEDCAKLARSYNIPLIRVQEIVKLAGERLSEILRDRKNS; encoded by the coding sequence TTGCCCGATGATCCTTTACTTCAATGGTTTCAAACTGTCGAAACCGTCGCTGTTTTAGAAACTCAAGTCGATGACATGACCGCGCAAGCGATCGCCTATACGATGGAGCAGTTATTAGCAAATGGCGCTCTGGATGTTTATACCCAAGCGATCGGTATGAAGAAATCTCGCAATGGGATACTGATTACGGTTATTTGTCCCTGCGATCGTCAAACCATTTGTGAGCAAATTCTGTTTCAGGAAACCAGTACTCTCGGTATCAGATATCGATTACAGGAGCGTAAAATTCTCTATCGGGAAATTCATAAAGTCGAAACGGAATATGGCAAGGCGCGGGTCAAGATTGCATGGCGCGATGGATTCTGTACGATTCAGCCAGAATATGAGGACTGTGCGAAGCTGGCGCGATCGTATAATATTCCATTAATTCGAGTTCAAGAGATAGTGAAACTCGCAGGAGAGAGGCTTTCAGAGATTTTGCGCGATCGTAAAAATAGCTAA
- a CDS encoding Uma2 family endonuclease, translated as MYRLKYPTEQSDPPLSPRETLPTMYDLPSENHEENGVDQFHSFQSELLWLTFRPANYKSDRIFSASDLNLYYDVHHQNWYKRPDWFGVVGVPKLYDDQDLRLSYVIWQEGVSPHIVVELLSPSTEKEDLGESRPRAQIYQNGNAEKPPSKWEVYEKILRIPYYVIFSRYTDQMRVYMLQSDRYVETDLTEPKVWMPEIELGIGLWEGEYKGVNRLWLRFYDANGHWILTEAEQSEQRAKYLEQRLRELGIEP; from the coding sequence ATGTATCGACTCAAGTATCCAACTGAACAGAGCGATCCACCACTTTCTCCTAGAGAGACATTGCCAACAATGTATGACTTGCCTAGCGAAAATCATGAGGAGAATGGGGTGGATCAATTTCATAGTTTTCAGTCTGAGCTTTTATGGCTCACATTTCGCCCTGCGAATTACAAGAGCGATCGCATATTTAGCGCCAGTGATCTCAATCTTTATTACGATGTCCATCACCAAAATTGGTATAAGCGCCCCGATTGGTTTGGCGTGGTTGGTGTACCCAAACTCTATGATGATCAAGATCTGCGGCTAAGTTATGTAATCTGGCAAGAAGGAGTTAGTCCGCATATCGTTGTGGAACTACTATCACCCAGTACCGAAAAAGAAGATTTAGGTGAATCCCGCCCAAGAGCGCAAATTTATCAAAATGGCAATGCCGAGAAGCCTCCATCCAAATGGGAGGTATATGAAAAGATTTTGCGAATTCCTTACTATGTGATATTTAGCCGCTATACCGATCAGATGCGAGTGTATATGTTACAAAGCGATCGCTATGTAGAAACAGATCTCACAGAGCCAAAGGTGTGGATGCCTGAAATTGAGTTGGGAATCGGTCTATGGGAAGGTGAATATAAAGGAGTTAATCGCCTATGGTTGCGTTTTTATGATGCTAATGGTCATTGGATCTTGACTGAAGCAGAACAATCTGAACAACGAGCTAAATATTTAGAGCAACGCTTGCGAGAGTTAGGGATAGAACCTTAG
- a CDS encoding gas vesicle protein K: MTDSNDSLIVKPKKSGLAPLILTLVELLRQLMEAQVIRRMDAEKLTESEIEKAADSLQALEQQIFNLCEVLDIDPEDLNLDLGEFGKLLPRRGAYYPDKSSSESSILELLDRLISTGIVLEGDVQIGLADINLIDLKLKLLLTSGDRTS; encoded by the coding sequence ATGACTGATAGTAATGACAGTTTAATTGTCAAGCCCAAAAAATCTGGACTAGCGCCACTAATTCTCACATTAGTAGAACTGTTGCGTCAGTTAATGGAAGCCCAAGTAATTCGACGGATGGATGCTGAAAAGTTAACTGAATCCGAAATCGAGAAAGCCGCCGATAGTTTGCAAGCCTTAGAGCAGCAGATTTTTAATCTTTGCGAAGTTCTCGATATTGATCCTGAAGACCTGAATCTTGATTTAGGTGAATTCGGCAAACTTCTACCTAGACGCGGTGCATACTATCCCGACAAATCATCAAGTGAATCATCAATTTTGGAATTGCTCGATCGCTTAATCAGTACAGGAATCGTTTTAGAAGGTGATGTGCAAATAGGCTTGGCTGATATTAATTTAATTGACCTCAAGTTAAAATTATTACTGACTTCAGGCGATCGCACTTCATAA
- a CDS encoding ABC transporter ATP-binding protein, whose protein sequence is MLSIRNLCYHPPATPEAILQNISFELQDRQLGLMVGPSGSGKSTLLEILAGFVDWTSGSIYWHSQELLPDHLQQICGLVFQFPERHFCGSTILEELRLGHIDLDGDRIQGALSSVGLSYLSPSTSPQSLSGGQQRRLALAVQLIRQPSLLLLDEPTAGLDWSMRKQILGILQELKKNWTILVVTHDPEELDSMADQTWTISHGKI, encoded by the coding sequence ATGCTTTCTATCCGCAATCTTTGCTATCACCCACCTGCTACCCCTGAAGCAATTCTTCAAAATATATCTTTTGAGTTGCAGGATCGGCAATTGGGCTTGATGGTGGGGCCCAGTGGTTCTGGCAAAAGTACCTTGCTGGAAATTTTGGCAGGATTTGTCGATTGGACTAGTGGCAGCATTTATTGGCACTCTCAAGAATTACTGCCTGACCACTTGCAGCAAATATGTGGATTAGTATTTCAGTTTCCTGAGCGTCATTTTTGTGGAAGTACGATTTTAGAAGAATTAAGATTGGGGCATATTGATCTAGATGGCGATCGCATCCAAGGAGCATTAAGTTCTGTGGGCTTAAGTTATCTCAGTCCTAGCACTTCGCCACAGTCCCTTAGTGGTGGTCAACAGAGACGGTTAGCGCTTGCGGTGCAGTTAATTCGTCAACCCAGCCTGTTATTGCTTGATGAGCCTACCGCAGGCTTAGACTGGTCAATGCGTAAGCAAATCCTAGGCATCCTGCAAGAACTTAAAAAAAATTGGACAATTCTCGTTGTTACCCATGATCCTGAAGAGCTTGACTCAATGGCGGATCAAACTTGGACTATTTCCCATGGCAAGATATAA